A region from the Lolium perenne isolate Kyuss_39 chromosome 4, Kyuss_2.0, whole genome shotgun sequence genome encodes:
- the LOC127293574 gene encoding alpha-amylase/trypsin inhibitor gives MASSSVLRVLSLFLLVAATHAAQFTITNKCQFTVWAAAVPSGGGQQLDPGQEWQIDVPAGTTGGRVWARTGCSFDGAGNGRCETGDCGGVLQCTQYGQAPNTLAEFGLNQYEGQDFIDISVIDGFNVPLDFLPADGTVGCPKGWPRCDADITAQCPAKFQAPGGCNNACTVFKEDQYCCTGSAANSCGPTDYSRFFKGQCPDAYSYPKDDATSIYTCPGGTNYQVIFCP, from the coding sequence ATGGCGTCCTCCTCCGTCCTGCGCGTCCTCTCTCTGTTTCTCCTCGTGGCCGCCACCCACGCCGCCCAGTTCACCATCACCAACAAGTGCCAGTTCACCGTGTGGGCGGCGGCCGTGCCGTCCGGCGGGGGGCAGCAGCTCGACCCGGGGCAGGAGTGGCAGATCGACGTGCCGGCGGGCACGACGGGCGGGCGTGTGTGGGCGCGCACGGGGTGCAGCTTCGACGGCGCCGGCAACGGGCGGTGCGAGACGGGCGACTGCGGCGGCGTGCTGCAGTGCACGCAGTACGGGCAGGCGCCCAACACGCTGGCCGAGTTCGGGCTGAACCAGTACGAGGGCCAGGACTTCATCGACATCTCCGTCATCGATGGCTTCAACGTGCCCCTGGACTTCCTGCCCGCCGACGGCACGGTCGGCTGCCCCAAGGGCTGGCCGCGCTGCGACGCCGACATCACGGCGCAGTGCCCCGCCAAGTTCCAGGCCCCTGGAGGGTGCAACAACGCGTGCACGGTGTTCAAGGAGGACCAGTACTGCTGCACCGGGTCGGCGGCCAACAGCTGCGGGCCGACGGACTACTCGAGGTTCTTCAAGGGGCAGTGCCCGGACGCCTACAGCTACCCCAAGGACGACGCGACCAGCATCTACACTTGCCCCGGCGGCACCAACTACCAGGTCATCTTCTGCCCGTGA